A single region of the Streptomyces caelestis genome encodes:
- a CDS encoding TetR/AcrR family transcriptional regulator, with protein MSLAERHPRNDGPPRGRPRSEAVERAIIEGVMRLLEEGVPLAELSIERVARTAGVGKATIYRRWSGKEELFADVLRAAEPPGPPLPGTSMRDDLVALLEQARVRGLAKRTSAILTNVHAQMKSSPKIWAAYETTVLEPRRRIGLEILRRGQRNGELRTDVDIELLSDMFIGPVLVRSVLRPDADLPDDLAAQVVDTLLEGLRPVSSAAHRS; from the coding sequence GTGAGCCTCGCCGAAAGGCATCCCCGGAACGACGGCCCCCCGAGGGGCCGCCCCAGAAGCGAGGCCGTCGAGCGCGCCATCATCGAGGGCGTGATGAGACTCCTGGAGGAGGGCGTGCCTCTCGCGGAGCTGTCCATCGAGCGCGTCGCCCGGACCGCCGGCGTCGGCAAGGCCACCATCTACCGCCGCTGGAGCGGCAAGGAGGAACTCTTCGCCGACGTCCTGCGCGCCGCCGAACCCCCCGGACCCCCGCTCCCCGGCACCTCCATGCGCGACGACCTCGTGGCCCTGCTGGAACAGGCGCGCGTGCGCGGCCTGGCCAAGCGCACGTCGGCGATCCTGACCAACGTGCACGCCCAGATGAAGAGCAGCCCGAAGATCTGGGCGGCCTACGAGACCACCGTCCTCGAACCGCGCCGCCGGATCGGCCTGGAGATCCTGCGCCGGGGGCAGCGGAACGGCGAACTGCGCACGGACGTCGACATCGAACTTCTGAGCGACATGTTCATCGGCCCCGTGCTCGTCCGCTCCGTCCTGCGCCCGGACGCCGACCTCCCCGACGACCTCGCCGCCCAGGTCGTCGACACGCTCCTCGAAGGCCTACGCCCCGTCAGTTCCGCAGCCCACCGGTCCTAG
- a CDS encoding MFS transporter, with amino-acid sequence MTTPADRAAPTGPRIPEAVHRRRWAILGVLMLSLLIVVLDNSILNVAIKTISTPAPTGLGATQSELEWAINAYTLVFAGLLFSAGLLGDRLGRKKVLLGGLVVFGAGSALAAFSGSPGELITFRAVMGLGAAFVMPATLAVLMNVFEREEQPKAIGIWAGGVGLAIAIGPITGGVLLDHFWWGSVFLINVPIVLLALALMLWLVPDSRDPQPGRMDPVGVTLSVVGLVLLVYGIIKGGQLADFTDATVLATIGAGLAVLVAFVVFEKRTDHPSIDVTYFKNKVFSAAIAAIALVFFALMGVTFFSVFYTQSVRGYSPLQTGLLMLPLAVAQLIFAPRARLLVDRFGYKATTTAGMLVIAAMLAAFATLDADTPIWNLEVIFFLMGTGMAHIMTPVSVVIMQALPREKAGSASALSNTFRQVGGALGIAILGSVLSTAYRTGIEDKLDRLPAAVRHTAGESIEATLGVAAKLGPQGKALVTPAYDAFLHAMHVTALWGAGVALIGAVVVALFLPGRQPAPQQGEREGELSDARS; translated from the coding sequence ATGACTACTCCTGCCGACCGCGCCGCCCCCACCGGCCCTCGCATACCGGAAGCGGTGCACCGGCGCCGCTGGGCGATCCTCGGCGTGCTGATGCTGAGCCTGCTGATCGTCGTCCTCGACAACTCGATCCTGAACGTCGCCATCAAGACGATCTCCACGCCCGCCCCGACGGGGCTGGGGGCCACGCAGAGCGAGCTGGAGTGGGCGATCAACGCCTACACCCTCGTCTTCGCGGGGCTGCTGTTCAGCGCAGGACTGCTCGGCGACCGGCTGGGCCGCAAGAAGGTGCTGCTCGGCGGGCTCGTGGTGTTCGGTGCCGGCTCCGCGCTCGCGGCCTTCTCCGGCTCGCCGGGGGAGCTGATCACCTTCCGCGCCGTGATGGGCCTGGGCGCAGCCTTCGTCATGCCGGCCACCCTCGCCGTCCTCATGAACGTCTTCGAGCGCGAGGAGCAGCCGAAGGCCATCGGCATCTGGGCGGGCGGTGTCGGCCTCGCCATCGCCATCGGCCCGATCACCGGCGGCGTGCTCCTCGACCACTTCTGGTGGGGCTCGGTCTTCCTGATCAACGTGCCGATCGTGCTGCTCGCGCTCGCGCTGATGCTGTGGCTGGTGCCCGACTCCCGCGACCCGCAGCCCGGCCGCATGGACCCGGTCGGTGTCACGCTGTCCGTCGTCGGCCTGGTGCTGCTCGTCTACGGCATCATCAAGGGCGGCCAGCTCGCCGACTTCACCGACGCCACCGTGCTGGCGACGATCGGCGCCGGACTCGCCGTGCTCGTCGCCTTCGTCGTGTTCGAGAAGCGCACCGACCACCCCTCCATCGACGTCACGTACTTCAAGAACAAGGTCTTCTCGGCCGCCATCGCCGCCATCGCGCTGGTTTTCTTCGCGCTGATGGGCGTGACCTTCTTCTCGGTCTTCTACACGCAGAGCGTGCGCGGCTACTCGCCGCTCCAGACCGGCCTGCTGATGCTGCCACTGGCCGTCGCCCAGCTGATCTTCGCGCCGCGGGCCCGGCTGCTGGTCGACCGCTTCGGCTACAAGGCCACCACCACCGCCGGAATGCTGGTCATCGCCGCGATGCTGGCCGCCTTCGCCACACTGGACGCCGACACGCCCATCTGGAACCTGGAAGTGATCTTCTTCCTGATGGGCACCGGCATGGCGCACATCATGACGCCGGTCAGCGTCGTCATCATGCAGGCCCTGCCCCGCGAGAAGGCCGGCTCGGCCTCCGCCCTCAGCAACACGTTCCGGCAGGTCGGCGGCGCCCTCGGCATCGCCATCCTCGGCTCGGTGCTGTCCACGGCGTACCGCACGGGTATCGAGGACAAGCTCGACCGGCTGCCGGCGGCCGTCCGGCACACCGCGGGGGAGTCCATCGAGGCCACCCTCGGCGTCGCCGCCAAGCTGGGCCCGCAGGGCAAGGCCCTGGTCACCCCGGCCTACGACGCGTTCCTGCACGCGATGCACGTCACCGCCCTGTGGGGAGCGGGTGTCGCCCTGATCGGCGCGGTCGTCGTGGCGCTGTTCCTGCCCGGCAGGCAGCCGGCGCCGCAGCAGGGGGAGAGGGAGGGGGAGTTGTCGGACGCGCGGTCGTAG
- the panB gene encoding 3-methyl-2-oxobutanoate hydroxymethyltransferase: protein MTQLPAAQSAQKSSDSGKTLYGGKGTRRITVRDIAAAKERGEKWPMLTAYDAMTASVFDEAGIPVMLVGDSAGNCHLGYETTVPVTLDEMTMLSAAVVRGTSRALIVGDLPFGSYQEGPVQALRSATRLVKEAGVQAVKLEGGERSHEQIRLLVESGIPVMAHIGLTPQSVNAMGYRVQGRGEEAAQQLLRDAKAVQDAGAFAVVLELVPAELAAEVTRVLHIPTVGIGAGPETDAQVLVWTDMLGLTGGRVPKFVKQYANLREVMGNAAKAFAEDVVGGTFPQEEHSVH, encoded by the coding sequence ATGACGCAGCTTCCGGCTGCCCAGAGTGCTCAGAAGTCCTCCGACAGCGGCAAGACGCTGTACGGGGGCAAGGGCACCCGCCGCATCACCGTGCGGGACATCGCCGCCGCCAAGGAGCGCGGCGAGAAGTGGCCCATGCTCACCGCCTACGACGCGATGACCGCGTCCGTCTTCGACGAGGCCGGGATCCCGGTCATGCTCGTCGGCGACTCGGCGGGCAACTGCCACCTCGGGTACGAGACGACCGTGCCCGTCACCCTCGACGAGATGACCATGCTGTCGGCGGCGGTCGTACGGGGCACCTCGCGCGCCCTGATCGTCGGCGACCTGCCCTTCGGCTCCTACCAGGAGGGTCCGGTGCAGGCGCTGCGCTCGGCGACCCGGCTGGTGAAGGAGGCGGGCGTACAGGCCGTGAAGCTGGAGGGGGGCGAGCGGTCGCACGAGCAGATCCGGCTGCTCGTCGAGTCCGGCATCCCGGTCATGGCGCACATCGGCCTGACCCCGCAGTCCGTCAACGCGATGGGCTATCGCGTGCAGGGGCGGGGCGAGGAGGCGGCCCAGCAGTTGCTGCGCGACGCGAAGGCCGTGCAGGACGCGGGTGCGTTCGCCGTGGTGCTGGAGCTGGTTCCGGCGGAGCTGGCGGCCGAGGTGACGCGGGTGCTGCACATTCCGACCGTCGGGATCGGGGCAGGGCCCGAGACGGACGCGCAGGTGCTGGTCTGGACCGACATGCTGGGTCTGACCGGCGGTCGCGTCCCGAAGTTCGTGAAGCAGTACGCGAATCTGCGTGAGGTCATGGGCAACGCGGCGAAGGCGTTCGCCGAGGACGTCGTCGGCGGAACGTTCCCGCAGGAGGAGCACTCCGTCCACTAG
- a CDS encoding ATP-binding cassette domain-containing protein — MTRIDKNAGGAAVTVRGLVKHYGETKALDGVDLEVREGTVMGVLGPNGAGKTTLVRILSTLLAPDTGRATVAGYDVVRQPRQLRRVIGLTGQYASVDEKLSGWENLYMIGRLLDLPRKDSRRRADELLERFSLTEAAKRPAATYSGGMRRRLDLAASMIGAPAVLFLDEPTTGLDPRTRNEVWDEVKRMVGDGVTVLLTTQYMEEAEQLASELTVVDRGRIIAGGAIEELKAKVGGRALRIRPADPTQLRPLAAALDELGITGLATTTVDTDRGDVLVPILSDEQLTAVVGAVTARGITLSAITTELPSLDEVFLSLTGHRASAPQDAVPAEDLQEAAV, encoded by the coding sequence ATGACGCGAATCGACAAGAACGCCGGCGGCGCCGCTGTGACCGTGCGGGGGCTGGTGAAGCACTACGGCGAGACCAAGGCACTGGACGGGGTCGACCTGGAGGTGCGGGAGGGCACCGTCATGGGAGTGCTCGGGCCGAACGGGGCCGGGAAGACGACCCTTGTACGGATCCTGTCCACCCTGCTCGCTCCCGACACGGGCCGGGCCACCGTCGCCGGCTACGACGTCGTACGGCAGCCCCGGCAGCTGCGGCGGGTGATCGGGCTCACGGGGCAGTACGCCTCCGTGGACGAGAAGCTCTCGGGCTGGGAGAACCTGTACATGATCGGGCGGCTGCTCGACCTGCCCCGCAAGGACTCCCGCAGGCGGGCCGACGAGTTGCTGGAGCGCTTCTCGCTGACCGAAGCCGCCAAGCGGCCCGCGGCGACGTACTCCGGGGGCATGCGGCGGCGGTTGGACCTGGCCGCGTCCATGATCGGGGCACCGGCCGTGCTCTTCCTGGACGAGCCGACCACCGGGCTCGACCCGCGCACCCGCAACGAGGTGTGGGACGAGGTGAAGCGCATGGTCGGCGACGGGGTCACCGTGCTGCTCACCACCCAGTACATGGAGGAGGCCGAGCAGCTCGCCTCCGAGCTGACGGTCGTCGACCGCGGCCGGATCATCGCAGGGGGTGCCATCGAGGAGCTGAAGGCGAAGGTCGGCGGCCGGGCGCTGCGGATCCGCCCGGCCGATCCGACACAGCTGCGGCCACTCGCCGCCGCGCTGGACGAGCTGGGGATCACCGGGCTCGCCACCACCACCGTGGACACCGACCGGGGTGACGTCCTCGTGCCGATCCTCAGCGACGAGCAGCTGACCGCGGTGGTCGGCGCGGTCACCGCGCGCGGCATCACACTCTCCGCCATCACCACCGAACTCCCCAGCCTGGACGAGGTGTTCCTGTCCCTCACCGGCCACCGCGCCAGTGCACCGCAGGACGCCGTGCCCGCCGAAGACCTTCAGGAGGCCGCCGTATGA
- a CDS encoding ABC transporter permease: MSAVTINDAEVDARISLRGHLRHTGALIRRNLLWIRKDPESMADALFMPVVFTLLFVFVFGGSIGQALGGGQDQYVQYVIPGMIAMMSMTLSQGVGTGFSQDFNSGVMDRFRSLPIGRGSVLFAKISVELLRMLFATAVLMIVAVAVGFEITNWPGLFATVALSTAFASSIMWVFLTLGVILKNAQSVQAMGFLVLFPLQFGSSIFAPTTSMPGWLQVFTDYNPLSTLADAARGLMVGGPVAHDLWVTLAWSVVITAVMAPIAIHKFRTKS; the protein is encoded by the coding sequence ATGAGCGCCGTGACGATCAACGACGCCGAGGTGGACGCCCGTATCTCGCTGCGCGGTCACCTGCGCCACACCGGTGCCCTGATCCGCCGCAACCTGCTGTGGATCCGCAAGGACCCGGAGTCGATGGCCGACGCGCTGTTCATGCCGGTCGTCTTCACCCTGCTGTTCGTGTTCGTCTTCGGCGGCTCGATCGGGCAGGCGCTGGGCGGCGGGCAGGACCAGTACGTGCAGTACGTGATTCCCGGCATGATCGCGATGATGAGCATGACGCTGTCCCAGGGCGTCGGCACCGGCTTCAGCCAGGACTTCAACTCCGGTGTCATGGACCGCTTCCGGTCCCTGCCGATCGGGCGCGGTTCGGTGCTGTTCGCGAAGATCTCGGTGGAGCTGCTGCGGATGCTGTTCGCGACCGCCGTGCTGATGATCGTCGCCGTGGCGGTGGGGTTCGAGATCACCAACTGGCCCGGGCTGTTCGCGACCGTGGCCCTGTCCACGGCGTTCGCCTCGTCGATCATGTGGGTGTTCCTCACCCTGGGCGTGATCCTGAAGAACGCGCAGTCCGTGCAGGCGATGGGCTTCCTGGTGCTGTTCCCGCTCCAGTTCGGCTCGTCGATCTTCGCGCCGACCACGTCCATGCCGGGCTGGCTGCAGGTGTTCACCGACTACAACCCGCTGTCGACGCTGGCGGACGCCGCACGCGGGCTGATGGTGGGCGGGCCGGTCGCGCACGACCTGTGGGTGACGCTCGCCTGGTCGGTGGTGATCACGGCGGTGATGGCGCCCATCGCGATCCACAAGTTCCGTACGAAGAGCTGA
- a CDS encoding BTAD domain-containing putative transcriptional regulator, whose translation MVPVRYRILGTTQALRTDGTVVPVGGARLRALLTVLALRAGRSVPVGLLVDEVWGGEPPADAPGALQALVGRLRRALGADAVASAEGGYRLTAAPDDVDLHRFERLAGEGLRTLADGDPAKAAVILDDALALWRGPALADLPDRAAEAARRDTRRIDVLRARHGAALALGHAEQSLPELTALCDSHPLDEPLQTLRLRALRDAGRAAEALDAYEDVRRLLADRLGADPGPELRSLHARLLKPGDGSPVAAGAPAAGNLRARLTSFIGRESDIETIRGDLTAARLVTLLGPGGAGKTRLSQEAAETVRHAMPGGVWLAELAPVDDPAAVPEAVLTAVGARETVLYGAGAEGIRAAVADRLDDPVERLAEHCSRFRMLLILDNCEHVADAAARLAEELLERCPGLTVLATSREPLGVPGELLRPVEPLPEPVALRLLADRGAAARPGFRIEDDPEACAEICRRLDGLPLAIELAAARLRMLTPRQIADRLDDRFRLLTSGSRTVLPRQQTLRAVVDWSWDLLDEDERDVLRRLSVFAGGCDLPAAEAVCGPVALEALGSLVDRSLVVATPPGEAGDGEMRYRLLETVAEYAAERLDESGQRDGAERAHLTYYRELARTTDPLLRGPDQLAAIQRLEREHENLRTALRHAVALRDEQEALCLALSLIWYWQMRDLRVEARNWCREVMALGPDPFTEPVRPAAPVGQRCTDAPPPMTGEVLLEARRGVHLAHLACMDTELDAWQNPRSQQKLRTISRTYEPGLPQSCRLPGLLWFFAVMLTGDMERLRVIMDASIRTCRETPGFDWELASGLQMRANFSAHRTDWAGDAARDADESLEIYQRLGDAWGTAEALSARAEAHERKGAYALAAADYEAAIAHAERVGARAQAAVLAARLGSALLEAGEGERGERLLREVIAEREDSHSEAMPAARLFLAGWLGMTGRVPEAREQLRRLRQDFRIAHFIVFDAFILGTEAWLDAMEGRHEACLDLIRRALERAADPLSVAITPHVRAVYLIFAAGSLAVADGGHRARDAARFLGAADALLPSGHVAARQEREAREQAERQARAVLGDPAYESAYAEGCGLSPEEATALL comes from the coding sequence ATGGTCCCTGTGCGCTACCGCATCCTCGGCACCACACAGGCGCTCCGCACCGACGGCACGGTCGTCCCGGTGGGCGGGGCGCGGCTGCGTGCGCTGCTGACCGTGCTGGCCCTGCGGGCCGGCCGCAGCGTGCCCGTGGGGCTGCTGGTCGACGAGGTCTGGGGCGGTGAGCCGCCCGCCGACGCCCCGGGGGCGCTGCAGGCGCTGGTCGGGCGGTTGCGGCGGGCGCTCGGGGCGGACGCGGTCGCCTCCGCCGAGGGCGGGTACCGGCTCACGGCCGCGCCCGACGACGTCGACCTGCACCGGTTCGAGCGGCTGGCCGGTGAAGGACTGCGGACCCTGGCCGACGGCGACCCCGCCAAGGCGGCCGTGATCCTGGACGACGCCCTCGCCCTGTGGCGCGGCCCGGCCCTCGCCGACCTCCCCGACCGCGCCGCCGAGGCGGCCCGCCGGGACACCCGCCGCATCGACGTACTGCGCGCCCGCCACGGCGCCGCCCTCGCCCTCGGCCACGCCGAGCAGTCCCTGCCGGAGCTGACCGCCCTGTGCGACAGCCACCCCCTGGACGAGCCCCTGCAGACGCTGCGCCTGCGCGCCCTGCGCGACGCCGGCCGCGCGGCGGAGGCGCTGGACGCGTACGAGGACGTGCGGCGGTTGCTCGCCGACCGGCTCGGGGCCGACCCGGGGCCGGAACTGCGCTCCCTGCACGCGCGGTTACTGAAGCCGGGCGACGGCAGCCCCGTGGCCGCGGGCGCTCCGGCCGCCGGCAACCTGCGCGCCCGCCTCACCTCCTTCATCGGCCGCGAGAGCGACATCGAGACCATCCGGGGCGACCTCACCGCCGCCCGTCTGGTGACGCTGCTCGGACCCGGCGGGGCCGGCAAGACACGGCTGTCGCAGGAGGCCGCCGAGACCGTACGGCACGCCATGCCGGGCGGTGTGTGGCTGGCCGAGCTCGCCCCGGTCGACGACCCCGCCGCCGTACCGGAGGCCGTGCTCACCGCCGTCGGCGCCCGCGAGACCGTGCTGTACGGCGCCGGTGCCGAGGGCATCCGGGCCGCCGTCGCCGACCGGCTCGACGACCCCGTCGAGCGGCTCGCCGAGCACTGCTCCAGGTTCCGCATGCTGCTGATCCTCGACAACTGCGAGCATGTCGCCGACGCCGCCGCCCGGCTCGCCGAGGAACTGCTGGAGCGCTGCCCCGGCCTGACCGTCCTCGCCACCAGCCGTGAACCCCTCGGCGTGCCGGGGGAGTTGCTGCGGCCCGTGGAGCCGCTGCCCGAGCCGGTCGCGCTGCGGCTGCTCGCCGACCGGGGCGCGGCGGCCCGGCCCGGCTTCCGGATCGAGGACGACCCCGAGGCGTGCGCGGAGATCTGCCGGCGCCTCGACGGCCTGCCGCTGGCCATCGAACTGGCCGCCGCCCGGCTGCGGATGCTGACGCCACGCCAGATCGCCGACCGGCTCGACGACCGCTTCCGTCTCCTCACCTCCGGCAGCCGTACCGTCCTGCCCCGCCAGCAGACCCTCAGAGCCGTCGTCGACTGGTCCTGGGACCTGCTCGACGAGGACGAACGGGACGTCCTGCGGCGGCTGTCGGTGTTCGCGGGCGGCTGCGACCTGCCCGCCGCCGAGGCGGTGTGCGGACCGGTCGCCCTGGAGGCGCTCGGCTCCCTCGTCGACCGCTCCCTGGTCGTGGCCACGCCGCCCGGCGAGGCGGGCGACGGCGAGATGCGCTACCGGCTGCTGGAGACCGTCGCCGAGTACGCCGCCGAGCGGCTGGACGAGTCCGGGCAGCGCGACGGCGCCGAGCGCGCCCACCTGACGTACTACCGCGAACTCGCCCGCACCACCGACCCGTTGCTGCGCGGCCCGGACCAGCTCGCCGCGATCCAACGGCTGGAGCGGGAGCACGAGAACCTGCGCACCGCCCTGCGCCACGCCGTCGCCCTGCGCGACGAGCAGGAGGCGCTGTGCCTGGCGCTGTCCCTCATCTGGTACTGGCAGATGCGCGACCTGCGCGTCGAGGCCCGCAACTGGTGCCGCGAGGTCATGGCCCTCGGCCCCGACCCCTTCACCGAGCCCGTCCGCCCCGCCGCCCCGGTGGGGCAGCGCTGCACCGACGCCCCGCCCCCGATGACCGGCGAGGTCCTTCTGGAGGCCCGGCGCGGTGTCCACCTGGCCCATCTCGCCTGTATGGACACCGAACTGGACGCCTGGCAGAACCCGCGCTCCCAGCAGAAGCTGCGGACCATCTCCCGGACCTACGAGCCCGGCCTGCCGCAGAGCTGCCGGCTCCCCGGCCTGCTCTGGTTCTTCGCCGTGATGCTGACCGGTGACATGGAGCGGCTGCGCGTCATCATGGACGCGTCCATCCGCACCTGCCGGGAGACCCCGGGCTTCGACTGGGAGCTGGCCTCCGGCCTCCAGATGCGGGCCAACTTCTCCGCCCACCGCACCGACTGGGCGGGCGACGCGGCCCGCGACGCCGATGAGTCGCTGGAGATCTACCAGCGCCTCGGAGACGCCTGGGGCACCGCCGAGGCCCTGTCGGCGCGCGCCGAGGCCCATGAACGCAAGGGCGCCTACGCCCTGGCCGCCGCCGACTACGAGGCGGCCATCGCGCATGCCGAACGCGTGGGCGCCCGCGCCCAGGCGGCCGTCCTCGCCGCCCGGCTGGGCAGCGCGCTGCTGGAGGCGGGCGAGGGCGAGCGCGGCGAGCGGCTGCTGCGCGAGGTGATCGCCGAACGCGAGGACTCGCACAGCGAGGCTATGCCCGCCGCCCGCCTGTTCCTGGCCGGCTGGCTCGGCATGACGGGCCGCGTCCCCGAGGCGCGCGAGCAACTGCGGCGGCTGCGCCAGGACTTCCGGATCGCCCACTTCATCGTCTTCGACGCGTTCATCCTCGGCACGGAGGCCTGGCTGGACGCCATGGAAGGGCGTCACGAGGCGTGCCTGGACCTGATCCGCAGGGCGCTGGAGCGGGCCGCCGATCCGCTCTCGGTGGCCATCACACCCCATGTGCGCGCGGTGTACCTGATCTTCGCCGCCGGGTCCCTGGCCGTCGCCGACGGCGGGCACCGAGCCCGGGACGCGGCCCGCTTCCTCGGCGCCGCCGACGCCCTGCTGCCGTCCGGGCACGTCGCCGCGCGGCAGGAGCGCGAGGCACGCGAGCAGGCGGAGCGGCAGGCGCGGGCGGTGCTCGGCGACCCGGCGTACGAGTCCGCGTACGCGGAAGGCTGCGGCCTCTCCCCCGAGGAGGCCACCGCCCTGCTCTGA
- a CDS encoding site-2 protease family protein has protein sequence MTTATSRHSERRISPVFVGILAVTAVTGWATWTGFAQQPGVAVFLFVTAAWIVSLCLHEYAHARTALHSGDISVGAKGYLTLNPLKYTHALLSIVLPVIFVIMGGIGLPGGAVFIERGRIQGRWKHSLISAAGPLTNVLFAVVCTAPFWLDALDGVPSDFRFALAFLALLQVTAALLNFLPVPGLDGYGVIEPWLSYGIRRQVEPFAPFGLLFVFALLWLPAVNGVFFDVVDSVLKSLGISDLETYCGQELYRFWQGSNEFCSVSP, from the coding sequence ATGACCACCGCCACCAGCCGCCACAGTGAGCGGCGGATCAGTCCCGTCTTCGTCGGGATTCTGGCCGTGACGGCGGTCACGGGATGGGCGACCTGGACCGGGTTCGCGCAGCAGCCCGGGGTCGCCGTGTTCCTCTTCGTGACGGCGGCCTGGATCGTCTCGCTCTGCCTGCACGAGTACGCGCACGCGCGCACCGCCCTGCACAGCGGCGACATCTCGGTCGGCGCGAAGGGCTACCTCACGCTGAACCCGCTCAAGTACACGCACGCGCTGCTCAGCATCGTCCTCCCGGTCATCTTCGTGATCATGGGCGGGATCGGGCTGCCCGGCGGCGCGGTGTTCATCGAGCGCGGGCGGATCCAGGGCCGCTGGAAGCACAGTCTGATCTCGGCCGCCGGTCCGCTGACGAACGTGCTGTTCGCTGTCGTGTGCACGGCCCCGTTCTGGCTGGACGCGCTGGACGGCGTGCCGAGCGACTTCCGGTTCGCCCTGGCGTTCCTCGCGCTGCTCCAGGTGACGGCCGCGCTGCTGAACTTCCTGCCGGTGCCGGGTCTGGACGGCTACGGCGTCATCGAGCCCTGGCTGTCGTACGGCATCCGCCGTCAGGTGGAGCCGTTCGCGCCGTTCGGCCTGCTGTTCGTGTTCGCGCTGCTGTGGCTGCCGGCGGTCAACGGCGTGTTCTTCGACGTCGTCGACTCGGTCCTGAAGTCCCTCGGGATCAGCGACCTGGAGACCTACTGCGGTCAGGAGCTGTACCGCTTCTGGCAGGGCTCGAACGAGTTCTGCTCGGTCAGCCCGTGA
- the npdG gene encoding NADPH-dependent F420 reductase, whose product MTSTDSAATDNAQKAPAKDPWDLPDVSGLVVGVLGGTGPQGKGLAYRLAKAGQKVIIGSRAADRARAAAEELGHGVEGADNAETARRSDIVIVAVPWDGHGKTLESLREELAGKLVVDCVNPLGFDKKGAYALKPEEGSAAEQAAALLPDSRVTAAFHHLSAVLLQDPEIDEIDTDVMVLGEVRADVEIVQALAGRIPGMRGIFAGRLRNAHQVESLVANLISVNRRYKAHAGLRVTDV is encoded by the coding sequence ATGACCTCTACCGACAGTGCTGCCACCGACAACGCCCAGAAGGCCCCCGCCAAGGACCCCTGGGACCTGCCTGACGTCTCCGGACTCGTCGTCGGAGTGCTCGGCGGGACCGGGCCGCAGGGCAAGGGTCTCGCCTACCGGCTCGCCAAGGCCGGGCAGAAGGTGATCATCGGCTCGCGCGCGGCCGACCGTGCCCGGGCCGCCGCGGAGGAACTCGGGCACGGCGTCGAGGGCGCCGACAACGCCGAGACCGCGCGCCGCAGCGACATCGTGATCGTCGCCGTGCCGTGGGACGGCCACGGCAAGACCCTCGAATCCCTGCGCGAGGAACTGGCCGGCAAGCTCGTCGTCGACTGCGTCAACCCGCTCGGCTTCGACAAGAAGGGCGCCTACGCGCTCAAGCCCGAGGAGGGCAGCGCCGCCGAGCAGGCCGCCGCCCTGCTGCCGGACTCCCGGGTCACGGCCGCCTTCCACCACCTGTCGGCCGTGCTGCTCCAGGACCCGGAGATCGACGAGATCGACACCGACGTGATGGTCCTCGGCGAGGTCCGTGCCGACGTCGAGATCGTGCAGGCCCTCGCCGGGCGGATCCCCGGCATGCGCGGCATCTTCGCCGGGCGGCTGCGCAACGCCCACCAGGTGGAGTCGCTGGTGGCGAACCTGATCTCCGTGAACCGCCGGTACAAGGCGCACGCGGGGCTCCGCGTCACGGACGTGTGA